One window of Chamaesiphon minutus PCC 6605 genomic DNA carries:
- a CDS encoding Mrp/NBP35 family ATP-binding protein encodes MLDRSAVLEVLKPVQDPELQKSLVELNMIRNIEVDGGLVKFTVVLTTPACPLREFIVDECKQAVKTLPGVTDVEVEVTAEIPQQKGLPDRVGIDRVKNIIAISSGKGGVGKSTVAANVAVALAQLGAKVGLVDADIYGPNAPLMFGLSDVRLEASGDGILEPAFNHGVKLVSMAFLIDRDQPVIWRGPMLNGIIRQFLYQVAWGELDYLIVDLPPGTGDAQLTLAQAVPMAGAVIVTTPQTVALADARKGLRMFEKFTTVLGVVENMSYFTPPDLPDRQYDIFGSDGGEKFAAEVGVPLLGRIPLEIPVRTSGDNGIPIVIAEPESASAKALVSIAKAIAGKVSIVALG; translated from the coding sequence ATGTTAGATCGAAGTGCTGTTTTAGAAGTTCTCAAACCAGTCCAAGATCCAGAGCTACAGAAGAGTCTGGTCGAACTGAATATGATTCGGAATATCGAGGTAGATGGCGGGTTGGTGAAGTTTACGGTGGTGTTGACTACACCTGCTTGCCCATTGCGCGAGTTTATCGTCGATGAATGCAAACAGGCCGTTAAAACGCTCCCAGGCGTGACCGATGTCGAAGTTGAGGTGACTGCCGAAATTCCCCAACAAAAGGGCCTACCCGACCGTGTGGGCATCGATCGAGTCAAGAATATCATCGCTATCTCCAGCGGTAAGGGTGGCGTGGGCAAAAGTACGGTAGCGGCCAATGTCGCCGTCGCCCTGGCTCAGTTGGGTGCCAAAGTCGGACTAGTCGATGCCGATATTTATGGTCCCAATGCGCCGTTAATGTTTGGATTGAGCGATGTGCGCTTGGAAGCTTCTGGCGATGGCATTCTCGAACCTGCTTTCAACCATGGGGTGAAACTGGTATCGATGGCCTTTTTGATCGATCGCGATCAGCCTGTGATCTGGCGGGGGCCGATGTTAAATGGCATTATCCGGCAATTTTTATATCAAGTGGCTTGGGGCGAATTAGACTATTTAATTGTCGATTTACCGCCCGGTACTGGTGACGCGCAACTCACCCTCGCTCAAGCCGTCCCGATGGCTGGAGCCGTAATTGTAACTACACCCCAAACTGTCGCCCTCGCCGACGCGCGTAAGGGATTGCGGATGTTTGAGAAATTTACCACCGTGCTGGGCGTTGTCGAAAATATGAGTTATTTTACGCCGCCAGATTTACCCGATCGGCAGTATGATATCTTCGGTTCCGATGGTGGTGAAAAATTTGCCGCCGAAGTCGGAGTACCTTTACTCGGTCGGATTCCACTCGAAATCCCCGTCCGCACCAGCGGCGATAACGGGATTCCAATTGTAATCGCCGAGCCAGAATCGGCTTCAGCAAAAGCTCTAGTATCTATTGCCAAAGCGATCGCAGGTAAAGTCTCGATCGTCGCTTTGGGTTAG
- the rodA gene encoding rod shape-determining protein RodA — MYRKSSFKRSPLQDLFIHWQQMDWPILFLAVGLTFFGGVMIRSTGLNKPVAYWLQHWSFGAIGLAIAFAIARISYNNLLRWHWVTYGLTNGLLVAVDFMGSSAKGAQRWISIAGFNMQPSEFAKVGMIITLAAILHRRPANTLPTFFSALAIMIPPWLLVFIQPDLGTSLVFGAIALGMLYWANAKPGWLLLLVSPLASAILDSISQPAWIAWAVLMGVVAWFTLPMRWVTSILAIAMNIAAGMLGQVLWHVLKDYQKARIVVFLDPDKYPLGAGYHLIQSRIAIGAGEFWGQGLNQGTQTQLNFIPEQHTDFIFSAIGEELGFVGAICLLATFFVLCWRMLRVASQAPNNFGSLLAIGVLLMISFQVVVNISMTIGIAPVTGIPLPWISYGGSALITNFVAIGLVESVANYRRKFTV, encoded by the coding sequence ATGTACCGCAAATCATCCTTTAAGAGATCGCCTTTGCAAGATCTATTTATCCATTGGCAGCAGATGGACTGGCCGATCTTGTTTTTAGCTGTGGGTTTGACCTTCTTTGGCGGAGTAATGATCCGCAGTACTGGCTTGAATAAGCCTGTGGCATATTGGTTGCAACACTGGTCATTTGGGGCAATCGGTCTGGCGATCGCTTTTGCCATTGCGCGGATCTCTTACAATAATTTGCTCCGCTGGCATTGGGTGACCTATGGTTTGACCAATGGCTTGCTGGTTGCGGTAGATTTTATGGGAAGTAGTGCCAAAGGTGCGCAGCGGTGGATTAGCATTGCGGGCTTCAACATGCAGCCTTCAGAATTTGCCAAAGTGGGAATGATTATTACGCTGGCAGCAATTTTGCATCGTCGTCCGGCGAATACACTACCGACATTTTTCAGTGCTTTAGCGATTATGATTCCCCCGTGGTTGTTGGTATTCATTCAACCAGATTTAGGGACATCGTTAGTATTTGGCGCGATCGCGCTAGGGATGTTGTACTGGGCAAATGCGAAGCCAGGTTGGCTATTGCTGTTAGTATCGCCACTGGCTTCGGCAATTCTCGATAGTATCTCTCAGCCTGCATGGATAGCTTGGGCGGTATTGATGGGTGTAGTTGCCTGGTTTACGCTACCGATGCGGTGGGTGACCTCGATCCTCGCGATCGCGATGAATATTGCCGCCGGAATGCTCGGACAAGTACTATGGCATGTGCTCAAAGACTATCAAAAAGCGCGGATCGTGGTATTTCTCGATCCCGATAAATATCCCCTCGGCGCGGGTTATCACCTGATCCAATCTAGAATTGCGATCGGTGCGGGCGAATTTTGGGGACAAGGACTCAATCAAGGTACGCAGACGCAACTCAATTTTATCCCCGAACAACATACCGACTTTATCTTTTCCGCGATCGGCGAAGAACTGGGATTTGTCGGCGCGATATGTTTACTCGCGACCTTTTTCGTTTTGTGCTGGCGAATGCTGCGAGTTGCGAGTCAAGCTCCCAATAATTTTGGTTCGCTATTGGCAATTGGAGTTTTATTGATGATAAGTTTTCAGGTTGTCGTCAATATCAGTATGACGATCGGGATTGCTCCGGTCACTGGGATTCCGTTACCCTGGATCAGCTACGGTGGCTCGGCTCTAATTACCAATTTTGTCGCGATCGGCTTAGTGGAATCAGTTGCTAATTATCGTCGGAAGTTTACGGTTTAG
- a CDS encoding SDR family NAD(P)-dependent oxidoreductase — MSNKSPRCVVCKQIFNDRHWYYHQLCESCGDFNYDKQQAIADLSGKIAVVTGARVNIGYGVCLRLLRSGARVITTTRFPHHAAQKYSQESDFEKWRNRLQIYPLDLRDLARVEAFTHYLAGVYPQLDIIVNNAAQTIRRPPAYYRHLIELESQPIAQLSDRLQPLIISPEASLDRSQTNALNPTPNLVSIAPGDLVASLSQIPMLPEDEVDPALFPIDKYDRDGNQIDLRSINSWLLRDDEISIVELLEVHVVNAIAPFVINSRLKGMMTRHQNIDKYIINVSSQEGRFNGVDKPWRHPHTNMAKAALNQMTRTCAKEYAKHRIFMNAVDPGWISFQHPHPIATEMLDRGTEPPFTIIDAAARICDPIWTGLNTGNNQFGRLFKDYKIVDW, encoded by the coding sequence ATGAGTAATAAATCCCCGCGTTGCGTTGTTTGCAAACAGATATTTAACGATCGGCACTGGTATTATCATCAATTATGTGAATCCTGCGGAGACTTTAACTATGACAAACAACAAGCGATCGCCGATCTCAGTGGCAAAATTGCCGTAGTTACTGGAGCGAGAGTTAATATCGGATATGGAGTCTGTTTGCGATTATTACGATCGGGTGCGAGAGTCATTACTACGACGAGATTTCCCCATCATGCAGCTCAGAAATACAGTCAGGAAAGCGATTTTGAAAAGTGGCGCAACAGGCTACAGATCTATCCTCTCGATTTGCGAGATTTAGCAAGGGTGGAAGCCTTTACACATTATCTCGCTGGCGTTTATCCACAGCTAGATATTATCGTCAACAATGCCGCTCAAACCATTCGCCGTCCTCCCGCATATTATCGCCATTTAATCGAGCTAGAATCGCAGCCTATCGCTCAATTATCCGATCGATTGCAGCCCTTAATTATAAGTCCCGAAGCTAGTCTCGATCGATCTCAAACTAACGCTCTCAATCCCACTCCTAATTTAGTCTCGATCGCACCAGGCGATCTAGTTGCTAGCTTATCTCAAATTCCCATGTTACCCGAAGATGAGGTAGATCCGGCATTATTTCCGATCGATAAATACGATCGAGATGGTAACCAAATAGACTTGCGATCGATTAATAGTTGGTTGCTCAGAGATGATGAAATAAGTATCGTCGAATTATTAGAGGTTCATGTGGTTAATGCAATCGCACCCTTCGTCATTAATAGTCGGTTGAAAGGAATGATGACTAGACACCAAAATATCGATAAATATATCATCAACGTCTCTTCCCAAGAAGGCAGATTTAACGGTGTAGATAAACCCTGGCGGCATCCGCATACAAATATGGCAAAAGCCGCACTCAATCAAATGACTCGCACCTGCGCCAAAGAATACGCCAAACATCGCATCTTTATGAATGCTGTCGATCCAGGTTGGATTAGCTTTCAACATCCACACCCGATCGCGACTGAAATGCTCGATCGAGGTACCGAACCACCATTTACAATTATCGATGCCGCCGCCCGAATTTGCGATCCAATTTGGACGGGATTAAATACAGGTAACAATCAATTTGGAAGATTGTTCAAAGATTATAAAATTGTCGATTGGTAA
- a CDS encoding pentapeptide repeat-containing protein: MNHTNKDELIASIAQGFASRLNLNGIDLSGVDLSNANLSGINLIEANFSGSKLNNIDLSSSYLYKANFSNADLSEANLSGAYLYGVNFKSTILSGLNLRDINLSKANLSEANLSGADLSQANLYGANLYKVNLCKAYLVRANLNGADLNRANLIEADLTLSDLRYSNLSEANMSFANLSDTQVDFANLIDVEGLSNDVLEQLKKKGAIIKLLNSY; the protein is encoded by the coding sequence TTGAACCACACTAATAAAGACGAACTAATTGCCAGCATCGCGCAAGGATTTGCTTCGCGTTTAAATCTAAATGGAATCGATCTAAGCGGCGTAGATCTCAGTAATGCTAATCTTAGTGGAATTAATTTGATAGAAGCTAATTTTAGTGGCTCTAAGCTTAACAATATAGATTTGAGTAGTTCGTATTTATACAAAGCAAATTTTAGCAATGCCGACCTTAGTGAAGCCAATTTAAGCGGAGCCTATTTGTATGGCGTCAATTTTAAAAGTACAATTTTAAGTGGACTCAATCTCAGAGATATTAATCTAAGTAAAGCTAATCTAAGTGAAGCCAATCTAAGTGGAGCAGATTTAAGTCAAGCTAATTTGTATGGAGCAAATCTATATAAAGTTAACTTATGTAAAGCCTATTTAGTTCGCGCCAACTTAAATGGAGCAGATCTCAATCGAGCCAATCTTATTGAAGCAGATCTGACATTAAGCGACCTTCGTTATTCTAATCTGAGCGAAGCAAATATGAGCTTTGCAAATTTATCTGACACTCAAGTTGATTTTGCGAATTTAATTGATGTTGAGGGTCTGAGTAACGATGTTTTAGAACAACTTAAAAAAAAGGGTGCAATTATTAAGCTTCTGAATTCTTATTAA
- a CDS encoding TIGR04283 family arsenosugar biosynthesis glycosyltransferase, with protein sequence MTKLGFGSKISIVIPALNEAGSIFQVLDTIHTLPNVEVILVDGGSSDNTVSIAKGFDVTVISSAKGRARQMNVGAKAATGEILLFLHADTLLPLGFETKVRATLQPPLVGEKPVPVAGAFTLHIDAPQQRFRWIEQLVAWRSQSRQMPYGDQAIFLSAATFRDLGGFKEIPIMEDFELIRRLQGLGQIDILDAPVVTSARRWLTRGVLQTTLINQAIVAGYLMGVSPAKLANWYRR encoded by the coding sequence ATGACAAAATTAGGATTTGGCTCCAAAATCTCGATCGTCATTCCTGCGCTGAATGAAGCGGGTTCGATTTTTCAAGTGCTAGATACTATTCACACCCTGCCAAATGTAGAAGTAATCTTGGTAGATGGCGGTTCGAGTGATAATACAGTATCGATCGCCAAGGGATTTGACGTAACTGTAATTTCATCGGCAAAGGGACGCGCGCGACAAATGAATGTCGGAGCTAAAGCCGCAACGGGCGAAATCCTACTGTTTCTCCATGCGGATACTCTTTTGCCATTAGGCTTCGAGACGAAGGTGCGAGCGACCTTACAGCCACCGCTGGTGGGAGAAAAGCCAGTACCTGTGGCGGGAGCTTTTACTTTACATATCGATGCTCCGCAGCAGCGGTTTCGCTGGATCGAACAGTTGGTAGCATGGCGATCGCAATCTCGACAAATGCCCTACGGCGATCAGGCAATTTTCCTGAGTGCGGCGACTTTTCGCGATTTGGGCGGTTTTAAGGAGATCCCGATTATGGAAGATTTTGAACTAATCCGCCGCTTGCAAGGTTTGGGGCAAATCGACATTCTCGATGCTCCAGTGGTAACATCGGCACGTCGCTGGCTCACTCGTGGTGTGTTGCAAACGACATTAATCAATCAAGCGATCGTGGCTGGTTATTTAATGGGTGTTTCACCTGCTAAGCTGGCTAACTGGTATCGTCGTTAA
- the murQ gene encoding N-acetylmuramic acid 6-phosphate etherase translates to MTIENMNTRGHLLTEQVNVNSANLDRLSTLELVDLFNQEDVNTLNAIAGARVELASAIDTIADSLRQGGRLFYIGAGTSGRLGVLDAAECPPTFCTPPELVQGILAGGAGALIKSSEGLEDIASDGAQAMADNQIGQHDVVVGITAGGTTPYVHGAIEAAKQRGAKTIFIACVPANQVASIADIDIRLPVGPEILSGSTRLKSGTVTKMALNILSTGTMVKLGKVYGNRMVDVAVTNTKLLDRALQMIQDLTQLDRENARKLLEASGRSVKAALLMHWTQVDRSKAEAILSQNHGQLRSAVESTKDS, encoded by the coding sequence ATGACGATCGAGAATATGAATACACGCGGACACTTATTGACAGAGCAAGTAAATGTCAATAGTGCCAATCTAGATCGACTCAGCACGTTAGAGCTGGTAGATTTATTCAACCAGGAAGATGTGAATACTTTAAATGCGATCGCGGGTGCGAGGGTAGAATTAGCCAGCGCGATCGATACGATTGCCGATTCGCTCCGCCAAGGTGGCAGGTTATTTTATATCGGTGCGGGGACGAGTGGCCGATTGGGCGTCCTCGATGCGGCGGAGTGTCCCCCCACTTTTTGCACCCCGCCAGAATTAGTCCAGGGTATTCTCGCTGGCGGGGCGGGCGCATTAATTAAAAGTTCGGAAGGTTTGGAAGATATCGCCAGCGATGGTGCCCAGGCAATGGCAGATAATCAGATCGGCCAGCATGACGTGGTTGTAGGTATTACCGCAGGCGGCACGACACCCTATGTCCATGGCGCGATCGAAGCTGCCAAACAACGCGGTGCCAAGACAATATTTATCGCCTGTGTGCCCGCAAATCAGGTCGCTAGCATTGCCGATATCGATATTCGATTACCTGTAGGTCCCGAAATTTTATCGGGTTCTACACGCCTCAAATCGGGCACTGTGACGAAGATGGCTTTGAATATTCTCTCGACTGGTACGATGGTCAAATTGGGCAAAGTCTACGGCAATCGGATGGTCGATGTCGCGGTGACTAACACCAAGTTACTCGATCGGGCGTTACAGATGATTCAAGATCTAACGCAATTAGACCGGGAGAACGCTCGCAAGTTATTAGAAGCTAGCGGTCGTTCGGTAAAAGCCGCGCTACTGATGCACTGGACGCAAGTCGATCGATCCAAAGCTGAAGCAATTCTCTCCCAAAACCACGGCCAATTGCGCTCTGCTGTCGAAAGCACCAAAGACAGCTAA
- a CDS encoding YkvA family protein: MNFSIQSIYNWYRDLLRNPKYRWWVVAGSLLYIVSPIDISPDVFPIVGWLDDGIIISLLIAEVSQIAKEKLQAHNTRAEKATTMPVEDAPVDIKAVQVE, from the coding sequence ATGAACTTTTCCATCCAATCAATTTACAACTGGTACCGCGATTTGCTACGGAATCCCAAATATCGCTGGTGGGTAGTAGCTGGCTCTTTACTTTATATCGTCAGCCCGATCGATATTTCTCCCGATGTTTTCCCGATAGTTGGTTGGCTGGATGATGGGATTATTATCTCTTTATTGATTGCCGAAGTTTCTCAAATCGCCAAAGAAAAATTACAAGCCCACAATACTAGAGCCGAGAAAGCCACAACCATGCCTGTTGAAGATGCTCCAGTTGATATTAAAGCCGTGCAAGTTGAGTAG
- a CDS encoding leucine-rich repeat domain-containing protein: MTPAELELIIDRATQDRSTHLDLYQKSITSLPDSIGNLTDLVSLRLTGNRLTTIPASIGNLTNLRELRLYKNQLKTLPDSIANLQNLTWLSLSLNRLTVFPESITELTNLTGLLLNGNQMVVLPQSITKLTNLTYLDITGNPLMDLSVLNSLPKLKTVKFWGVNLPCKYWSDTKSFSSALQSINGNIVECQITSENLRLLGKRSLIWLPSNLDRYLPAEAKKDENIDSPPEALSFMAKAAKQMFGELLKNLEKKAPEYHLHLSGNKLTSLPSDIGKLTKLTCIELSSNKLTSLPASIGNLNNLIHLDLRGNQLSFLPNSIDNLTNLTHLYLGGNLFDSLPDAIVEMSTLTHLHLNSNSLTSLPENLTNLFQLIELNLSSNNLNSLPLQLDKLTKLKKLDLSHNKLTELPSNVGDLTELVNLNLSGNQLTSLPSSMRFMIELTSLDLSENPLADLSILQHLPKLQSIHFLGLYLPRRYWTKLSEWKAEWLQDETNAELRRRLIQQIGYERICQELDAIQLDSWREYTLLKIDGIERWHGHIDIYESMVLLKMTCPSTGHIHVLRVPPEMTSAEAAITWVNHGIHPDKFIVQT, translated from the coding sequence ATGACTCCAGCAGAATTAGAATTAATAATCGATCGAGCCACCCAAGATCGATCGACTCATCTAGATCTCTATCAGAAATCCATTACGAGCTTACCAGACTCGATCGGCAATCTTACCGATTTAGTCAGCCTCCGGTTGACTGGCAATCGACTGACTACCATCCCAGCAAGTATCGGCAATCTTACCAATTTACGTGAGTTAAGACTATACAAAAATCAGCTCAAAACTTTACCAGATAGTATTGCCAATCTCCAAAATCTCACCTGGCTGAGTTTGAGCCTCAATCGGCTGACAGTATTCCCCGAAAGCATTACCGAGCTGACTAATCTAACTGGGTTGCTGTTGAATGGTAATCAAATGGTAGTGCTGCCCCAAAGTATTACTAAGCTGACTAATTTAACCTATTTAGATATTACTGGTAATCCGCTGATGGATCTATCGGTGCTAAATAGTCTACCAAAATTAAAAACCGTCAAATTCTGGGGTGTTAATTTACCGTGTAAATATTGGAGTGATACAAAATCTTTCTCCTCAGCTTTGCAGTCAATTAATGGCAATATTGTTGAATGCCAAATCACATCCGAAAATTTAAGATTACTAGGCAAACGATCGCTAATCTGGCTGCCTAGTAATCTAGATCGGTATTTACCAGCAGAAGCTAAAAAAGATGAAAATATCGATTCTCCGCCTGAAGCTCTTAGCTTCATGGCTAAAGCTGCGAAGCAAATGTTTGGGGAATTACTCAAAAATCTGGAGAAAAAGGCTCCAGAGTATCATCTTCATTTGTCAGGAAACAAATTAACTTCTCTGCCATCCGATATCGGCAAGCTGACTAAATTAACTTGTATAGAACTAAGCAGCAATAAATTAACATCTCTTCCGGCAAGTATCGGTAACTTAAATAATCTGATTCACCTGGATTTACGAGGCAATCAATTATCTTTCTTACCTAACAGTATCGATAACTTAACCAATCTCACTCATCTGTATCTTGGTGGTAATCTTTTTGATTCCTTACCAGATGCGATCGTGGAAATGAGCACACTGACTCACTTGCATCTCAATTCAAATTCGTTAACGTCATTACCAGAAAATTTGACCAATCTTTTTCAATTGATAGAATTGAATCTAAGTAGCAATAATCTCAACAGCTTGCCGCTGCAACTCGACAAATTAACTAAGCTAAAGAAACTAGATTTATCTCATAATAAACTTACTGAGTTGCCGAGTAATGTTGGTGATTTAACCGAATTAGTCAACCTAAATTTGAGTGGTAATCAATTGACCTCACTACCATCAAGCATGAGATTTATGATTGAATTGACTAGCTTAGATTTATCAGAAAACCCTCTTGCCGATCTATCGATTCTTCAACATTTACCCAAGTTACAGTCAATACATTTCCTAGGGTTATATTTACCGCGTCGATATTGGACTAAATTGAGTGAATGGAAAGCCGAGTGGTTGCAGGATGAAACAAATGCAGAACTACGACGGAGATTGATTCAACAAATCGGCTACGAACGGATTTGTCAGGAATTGGATGCAATCCAGCTTGACTCTTGGCGAGAATATACCTTACTCAAAATCGATGGCATAGAAAGATGGCACGGACATATAGATATTTATGAGTCGATGGTATTACTCAAAATGACTTGTCCATCTACGGGACATATCCATGTCTTGCGCGTTCCGCCTGAAATGACAAGTGCGGAGGCGGCGATTACCTGGGTAAATCATGGCATTCATCCTGACAAATTTATTGTCCAGACATGA
- the ilvC gene encoding ketol-acid reductoisomerase: protein MAKMYYDADANLDLLNGKTVAIIGYGSQGHAHALNLKDSGVNVVIGLYPGSKSAAKAEAAGLAVKTVADAAKVADLIMILLPDEVQRDIYENEIKPNLSAGKTLAFAHGFNIHFGQVVPPADVDVIMVAPKGPGHTVRYEYQKGQGVPALFAVYQDASGQARDRAMAYAKGVGGTRAGILETTFREETETDLFGEQAVLCGGLSALIKAGFETLVEAGYQPELAYFECLHEVKLIVDLVVVGGLAEMRSSISNTAEYGDYTRGPRIVNDATKVEMKKILSEIQTGQFAREFILEKQSGNAGFTAIRRREAEHQIESVGKDLRAMFSWLKKN, encoded by the coding sequence GTGGCCAAGATGTATTATGATGCCGATGCTAATTTAGACCTATTAAACGGCAAAACTGTAGCAATTATCGGTTATGGTTCCCAAGGTCACGCTCACGCCCTCAACCTCAAAGATAGTGGCGTCAATGTAGTTATTGGTTTGTACCCTGGTAGTAAATCCGCAGCCAAAGCCGAAGCCGCAGGTTTGGCAGTCAAAACAGTTGCCGATGCTGCCAAGGTTGCTGACTTAATTATGATTTTGCTACCCGATGAAGTTCAACGGGATATATATGAAAACGAAATTAAACCCAATCTCAGCGCGGGTAAAACCCTAGCCTTCGCCCACGGTTTTAACATTCACTTCGGGCAAGTTGTGCCACCAGCAGATGTCGATGTCATTATGGTTGCCCCCAAAGGTCCCGGACATACAGTACGCTATGAGTACCAAAAAGGACAAGGGGTACCTGCTTTATTTGCTGTATATCAAGATGCTTCGGGTCAAGCACGCGATCGAGCGATGGCTTATGCTAAAGGCGTTGGTGGTACTCGTGCGGGTATTCTCGAAACTACTTTCCGCGAAGAAACCGAAACCGATCTATTTGGCGAACAAGCAGTCCTGTGTGGCGGTTTGAGTGCCCTAATTAAGGCTGGGTTTGAAACTCTCGTCGAAGCAGGTTATCAGCCGGAGCTAGCCTATTTTGAGTGCCTCCACGAAGTTAAACTGATCGTCGATCTCGTCGTCGTCGGTGGTTTAGCAGAAATGCGTAGTAGTATCTCAAATACTGCGGAATATGGCGACTACACTCGCGGTCCGCGCATTGTCAACGACGCAACTAAAGTCGAGATGAAAAAAATCCTCTCGGAAATTCAAACCGGACAATTTGCTCGCGAATTTATTCTCGAAAAACAGTCGGGTAATGCTGGTTTCACAGCAATCCGTCGTCGCGAAGCCGAGCACCAAATCGAATCAGTCGGCAAAGATTTACGCGCGATGTTTAGCTGGTTGAAGAAAAACTAG
- a CDS encoding TIGR04282 family arsenosugar biosynthesis glycosyltransferase produces MNYQLIIFTRYPTPGKVKTRLIPAIGDAAAASLHRQMTERTLRQSRALQAQITATIAVHFDGSDSQQMANWLGADLVYQSQGEGDLGMRMERSISVAHQQGAERIVLIGTDCPKLTADILVRAFAELLTRDLVLGVALDGGYYLIGMRQPQPELFGGVEWGTDRVLQQTIAIANRLDLEIGYLPTLADIDRPEDLSILSEVDW; encoded by the coding sequence ATCAACTATCAATTAATTATATTTACTCGCTATCCCACTCCAGGCAAGGTCAAAACTCGCCTCATTCCTGCTATAGGAGACGCCGCCGCTGCATCCTTACATCGTCAGATGACAGAACGTACCCTGCGCCAATCACGAGCGTTACAGGCACAAATAACAGCAACAATCGCCGTACATTTTGATGGTAGCGACAGCCAGCAAATGGCAAACTGGCTGGGTGCAGATTTAGTTTATCAGTCTCAAGGGGAGGGAGATCTGGGAATGCGGATGGAGCGATCGATCTCCGTGGCGCATCAGCAGGGAGCCGAGCGGATCGTACTCATCGGGACGGATTGTCCGAAATTAACTGCGGATATTCTCGTGCGAGCTTTTGCCGAGTTATTAACGCGCGATCTGGTATTGGGTGTGGCACTAGATGGAGGTTATTATTTAATTGGAATGCGTCAGCCTCAGCCAGAATTATTTGGAGGTGTCGAGTGGGGTACCGATCGAGTATTACAACAAACGATCGCGATCGCCAATCGCTTGGATTTAGAGATCGGTTATCTACCCACGCTAGCGGATATCGATCGTCCAGAAGACTTGTCTATACTCAGTGAAGTAGATTGGTAG
- a CDS encoding opioid growth factor receptor-related protein — protein MMSSEKQLAEMLVPFYLGERADVRGRRIEEIWEWDFEELECTHDYIQWLFPLAERSRFNDRAPVVDAKIIGAFQTDRRLQQNLLKSLEVMLRFYGLQFSNLVPGQIERSSTYPTRKQEWVNVFDHNYLRITRILKCLIILGCVDVARSLYNCLRQIYREEGDLISSETFQYWTDAVEL, from the coding sequence ATGATGAGCAGTGAGAAGCAGCTTGCGGAGATGTTGGTACCGTTTTATTTGGGGGAGCGGGCGGATGTGCGGGGGCGCAGGATTGAGGAGATTTGGGAGTGGGATTTTGAAGAGTTGGAATGCACTCACGATTATATTCAGTGGTTGTTTCCGCTGGCGGAACGGAGTAGATTCAACGATCGTGCGCCAGTTGTGGATGCGAAAATTATCGGCGCGTTTCAAACCGATCGCAGGTTGCAGCAAAATCTACTCAAGTCGCTGGAGGTGATGTTGCGGTTCTATGGGTTGCAGTTTAGCAATCTCGTACCTGGGCAGATCGAACGATCGAGTACCTATCCAACTCGCAAGCAGGAATGGGTAAATGTCTTCGACCACAATTATCTCCGGATTACGAGGATTTTAAAGTGTTTGATAATATTAGGCTGCGTAGATGTAGCTCGCTCGTTGTATAATTGCTTACGGCAGATATATCGAGAGGAGGGCGATCTAATTAGTAGTGAAACTTTTCAATATTGGACGGATGCTGTCGAGTTATAA